One Sphaerisporangium krabiense DNA segment encodes these proteins:
- a CDS encoding YchJ family protein, translated as MTTSRPGTRRRPPPRRSRRKPDSLAGVKGTSRPRSTSPRAGAEPCPCALPAAYDECCGRFHAGQAAPTAEALMRSRFAAFVVQDEAYLLRTWHPTTRPGRVDFEPGMRWTSLEIQDVSEGSPFHITGTVTFRANYTFRGKPGELREQSRFTRYEGAWVYLDAIVD; from the coding sequence ATGACCACCTCGCGTCCTGGGACTAGGAGGCGGCCACCACCGCGTCGATCGCGTCGGAAACCGGATAGCCTCGCGGGAGTGAAAGGCACTTCCCGCCCCCGTAGTACGTCGCCGCGCGCCGGCGCGGAGCCCTGCCCTTGCGCACTGCCCGCCGCCTACGACGAGTGCTGCGGCCGGTTTCATGCCGGGCAGGCTGCGCCGACGGCGGAGGCGCTCATGCGCTCGCGCTTCGCCGCCTTCGTGGTCCAGGACGAGGCCTACCTGCTCCGCACCTGGCACCCCACCACCCGGCCGGGACGCGTCGATTTCGAGCCGGGCATGCGATGGACCAGCCTGGAAATCCAGGATGTCTCCGAGGGGAGCCCCTTCCACATCACTGGCACCGTCACCTTCCGCGCCAACTACACCTTCCGCGGAAAGCCCGGCGAACTGCGCGAGCAGAGCCGGTTCACCCGGTATGAGGGCGCCTGGGTCTATCTCGACGCCATCGTGGACTGA